The Tenrec ecaudatus isolate mTenEca1 chromosome 4, mTenEca1.hap1, whole genome shotgun sequence region GGATATGATGGGCCATTGACCCAAGTCCACAGAACTGAAGATCAATGTGTCAGATGCAAAATCCACCCCAGCGAGAAGGAAAAGAGTGCCCCACAGTGCATTTATCGATATTACATAGGCTACACTCCTAAAGCGATGATATCAGGCTCTGGCCTGAGTAAGGTGTTGCCTGAAGCTGTTTATATTATGTTATGAAGGATGTCTTCTTGCTCAACTGCGGAGAATCCtgccccagccaagttgacaccaaaCCGAGCACAAGCTTTCATAGTCTATCCTGACTATACCCCACACCCTCTCTGCTTTCTAGAAAAACAGGGAACATTTATGATTTCAGAAAAACATTGCTAATTTCCTAGTTATCTTGTTTCTCCTCTTCAACTTCTTCCCTTTTCATATTGTCATATGAACATCACGAGTTATTAAAGGAGATTGAACAAATACTGCCACTTTGCTCTCATATGATTGATTGTATTGAGGAATACATGCCTTCCTGGTGTTATTATTCACTTTATAAGTatatctattgtttggttgaaagtTAATATCCAGGAGTGGGTTTAGTTCCAGGATTGACCTGTGTCTAAGGAGGTCTCACCACTGTCTTCAGACTAGTAACTCTGATCCTGTTAATAATTTTCGATTTTGTTCTGTATTTTCTTCACCCTGAGGTCCAGGACCTTCTACAGGGATTACAACGAGAGGTGTTGGTAGTGGCAGACAGGCAGCATCTAGTTAATTTGCTCTGAGCGTAGTGGAACTTCTAGTTCATGTGGGTCACTAgacctttggactaattgtttccttgaatcttttcttttcctccctcccctttgctCTCAACGGGAAGAGGTCAATTGTTGCATCTTCTCAGAAACTTAAGATCCCAATCGTTACTAACCAAGGTAGAATCTAGAACATTGTCCTCCTATGTTATATAAATTGACCTAGATGTCTTCCAGGACCCCAAGCCTCAAGCTTGATGACTCATTCCCCCCAAGATGTATGCTTATGGATATAAGTTTTCAGAACTTTGTTCCCTCTATGGTCTATAATAGCTATCCTTTGATATAGTTGCAGCACATACAAATATTTATGGAGAAATAGAAACTGGAATCCAAGGAGAGGCAGGAAACGTATTGTGACAATGACCTGTTTCTCAGTCAATGTCTcaaaacaaaacgtgtataaatgcgTTGACTGGAAAACTAGTTTTCTATGTCAGTTTTCACTTCACCtatcataataataaaaagataaagaaaagagaCCTAGGCTCACATGCTCTGCACTTTTACCAATCATCAGTAGCTTTGGTCCAAGATGTTTAACCTCCGAAAAAATTGGAGTTCTCCTCTGTGAATTGAGATCACAATCAGAAAGCTCCTGAAACTATGTTAAGAAAATCAAAGAGATATATGTCTGTTAGTTTAAAAGTAttcctataaaatcatagaaatatttaCTAAACAAGATagcaaaatgtaaagctattattTCTTAATAGTATCTTCCCTGTAGGTTTATACAGTTCTGAAAGTggtgtttccttttctttaaccATTCCCTGAAGAAttgttctctattttattttcacCACGTAAAAATTGCAGTTTTGGATTCCTCAAGGGAATCAAACagtgttccttttaaatattctcTGAGTTATGGGAACCAAAGGGGAAAGGTCATGGTTGCAGGGCAGAGGGGGTAAGACTCTCAATGAAATTTTCCTAGGACAAGCTTTGCCACTACCCCCAGAGAATGAACAGGTACCTTGTAGAGttgataaaaaaaaatcttcagtgCCACTTTCTTGCCCTATTTGTCATCATTgccatttaaaaatttaaaaaaaacctttcctAAGACTAAGAAAGTCCCGGTGCTTGTCATTGTCTTTCGAGAAAACTGATCATGAGTACCCCTTTGAATAGATATACTGAGTTAAAAAATCAGAGAAtcagatatgcaaatgacacaacctttcttgctaaACATCAGcttaaagtacttgctgatgaagtcaaggattgcagtcttcactgtggattacaatacaatgtacagaaaacccaaatcctcagagCTCAGCCTCTAGGTAGTCATGATAAGTGaataaaagattgaaattgtcaaaaattCATCTTGGTTAGGTCTGCATTCTATGCTcacaaagcagcagtcaagaaatcaaatgactcactgcactgggtaaaaatgctgcacaagacctcttaaaaatgttgaaaacttGGGAGGTTaccttgaggaataaggtgtgcctgacccaagccagagtCTTCAATAGCCTCACATGCATAGAAAGTTGAACACTGGGAAGGCAGGAAAAGGATCAATGCACTTCAGTGATGgttttggcaaaaatattgacAGCAAAGGACTACCAAAAGAGCGAGCACATTGGTCTTAGAAGAAATGCAGCCAAATATCCTCAGaaccaaggatggcaaaacttcatctcacagcTTTCGACCTGCTATGGGATAGCTCAGTCCCGGGAACAAGTACATCACACCTGGTAGAGgcgcagtggaaaagagggtgaTGCTTGACATGgtagatcaacacagtggctgcaatggtggGTTGGAGCATgacaacaatggtgaagatggtgcaggactgggcggtgtttcattctgtcatacatAGAGTCACAGGAGTCAAAGCCAACTTCATGGACTCTAACAATAACGACAACACCCCTTTGAAGTCCCAGAAAGCAGCTATGAATACCCATTGAGCTAACTTCTCTGCTCACCTAGGAAATCCCCAGGGAAGCCAACGTTTGTATTAGACTTACCTTTCTGAATTGTACTGGTAAATCCAAATACTCATCTCTAGTTTCAATTCATTCCATAAAATAATCTTCATTAACTTCGATCTCACTTAATGACTGATGGGGAAATGATCTCTTCCAGCTGGCTGAGCTTTTAGTAATGGTTTTGGGAcccatcatttatttattttgaaggcGCCTTAACAAGACAAGTGTACCACTGGGAAAAGATGTCTCCGGTTATCTCAGAGGTACGTTCAAATGTACCTGGTTTGGAATAAGACTGGACCTGCCTGGCTAGAACCCTAGCAGCCGCACTTTTCCGTTTGCTTTTAGATGGCTACATTTAAACGCATGGTACCAGCCCTCGGGTAGATTGCTCCTCTTCCTTTTTGTCGCGGGGACTGTTTTCACTTTTATTGCGATCTATAGTGTGCACCTGTCAGAGAGGAAGCCAAACATTTTGCCATAGCTAAAAAGACCCAGTAAAAAGTGTCCACTgttcattctgtatcattgcatttcttagactatcttggttaaactTGCAATAACAATAAGAAAAGGGTAGCACAAACTCtttttcccattttacagatgagaaaactaataTCCAGATAAGCTGAGTGTCACCCGATGTTAAAAAAGTATTGGGACCAGGCTTAAGATTCAGGTTCTCTGATTTAAGCCACGGCATTCAATGTGTGAAGTAAGGAGAAGTAGAGTTCAGAATACATTGTTTTCTTTATGACTATATAGTCCTCTTTGGATCATGACTATATACTTTCCTACACAGCTTAATATTCCAGGTTTCAAACATGACTTCAAACATTACTCTTCATACTGAGTCAATGAGTTGAAAAGAATCCTAAACAACGTCATTAAAGTTTCAAGTTCTCTTAGGCAATAAGGTCGTAAGTCTACTCATGGCTTCTCTCAATGCTTCTTTTACCTTTTCATTCCTCAAGCTATAAATgaaaggattcagaagaggggtcACCATTGTGGTAAGGACAGCAGCTACCTTGTCAAAGTTTAGCGAATGGCTCTGGGTGGGCCTCACATACATGAAGATATTGCTTCCATAGGAAATGGAGACCACAGTGATGTGCGAAGCACAGGTCGAAAAAGCCTTTTGACGTCCTTGGGCTGAGGGGATGCGCAATATGGTCGAGACAATGTAGGTGTAAGACACAATCGTGAACACCAGAGAGGTCAGGAGGATGAGGGAAGATAAAAGGAAGTTTATCATCTCAAGGAAATGAGTATCAATACAGGCCACCTGCAGCAGAGGAGCGATGTCACAAAAGAAGTGACTAATTTCTTTGTGGCAGAAAGGTAATCTGGACACCACAATAGTCGGGCACAGCACTGACAGGAAGGCACCCACCCAGCAGCCCAGGACCAGCCGGAGGCAGACTCTATTGTTCATGATGGTGCTGTAGCGCAGGGGGttacagatggccacatagcggtcgaAGGACATGACAGCCAAGAGGATGAACTCCACTGttcccaggaagaaaaagaagtagGTTTGGGTGATGCAGCCAGCTAAGGATATGGTCTTCCTCTCTTCTAGGAGACAGGCTAACAGCTTTGGAGTCACTGAAGTCGTATATAAAATGTCCAAAACTGCCAGATtactgaggaagaagtacattgGGGTTTGGAAATGACGATGAGTCCATATGAGGGAAACGATCACAGTATTTCCTGACAGAGTGAGCATGTAAGTAAACAACAGAACCACAAATAGGAAACTTTGAAGCTTCTGGAGAACAGGGAAGGCGGTCAGGACAAATTCAGTGACCGTGGTCTGATTTTGAAAGTCCATTGCATGTATTGATTAATGGGCAGCATGCATCTGAAAAGAACTGTAAAATAGAGAGAGATGAAAATTAGCTTAAGTTTTTAATTGTCAGTACTTATGATAAAGGTAAAGTAGGAAAAACTCTGCATAGGAGTCAAGAATAATTCATTCTAGTTCTATCTCTAACCATAATAAATATGAGATGTTATATAATTTCTTCAAATCTCAGTATCCTCATATTTAAATTTTTGCTTGAATGAACTTATCTCAATGGTgccaatcaatttttaaaatggttttattcttttttacaCAACGTTCCTGACTTGCTCTGCCATTTTATCAGCTAAATGCTTTGTTTAAGAAGAAAGGCTTAGGTAACTGATAATCCGGTGTTTGCATCTGGAAAACAGAGAAAGAGAACAGGAAGAAGAGTTCAGTTATTTCTTTGAGTGTTAATttagcttttaggcttagggtcacTTCCAAATCAAAGCACAGACTGTATGCATATCAGCCAGGACACTTTTGTCTTTCTCTGCTTTTTTGATTAAAACTCAGTGCTGAGGAGCAGTGTGAAATCTAGTTGGGTAAGGACTTTTAATATAccaataatggatttttttcattatGTCACATAGTTTTAATTTTCCATAATGATATGAACTTTTTTATGTCTACACTGTTATAGAACAGCACATCAATAACTGGTTTTATATATTTGTGAAAAAAAGTGTCTTTTAGAAAAATGGTCAGTGTATTTCGTCTTTGTTCCTCAGAAATGTTATGTCTATGACAACACCAGGAGGTACATAACCCAACTGATTTTTTCAAGTTCTCTCAGTGAGttattttcatttacttttaaTCCTAGGTGCTTTATTTCTACATCTGTAATAGATGGGTATTGATCCTGTCCatgtttctttccattttaaatatttttgttttggtttaccATTAGGAAAACCACCTTATCTGTTTATCTCAGCATACATCTAATAGGCAAATGGGTTAGAATTTAGAGACTTTCTCCTTTAAGCATGTTTGCAGAAACTCCAAGATTAGCCAAGGGCAAACTCTATAGCTTGCCTTTTCATATATCAAATACAGACATCTACCATTCAGGCAGTATAACAATAGACTGTGCTACTGGGTAAATAGAAACACTTCAACATTCCTTTTAactttcctatctcccttcatcttTGATATCACCGGGGGCTGATAACTAACTTAAGCCAGAAGAGTGGGATTCCTCTGCTATTGCCTCTCATCTGCCCATTGTCCCATTCCATCCATTTGTCCCATTACAGTCTCCTGATTGGCCTCCATTTTTCTTCTTGCCTAAATAGTCTTTTAAGGCCCTTACAGAATCTTGATTCTCTTCTGATATTGTCAAATGTAGAAAACTTGGGATATTATATTCCATTTTTAAACAACAAATATGATTGCAAAAACCATGTGGTCGGAAAACAAACAGTGGCAAATCATGCAGGTTATATAATCAGGGACATGCCATGGGGAGGTTTCATCTTTTATACTTTAGGACAATGTGCTCCTTTGAGAATTTCAGAAGCAGTTGTGGTGTCCTCCTTGTGGAGACTCTTGACCTCAGTGAAAGCAaatcaaataaacaaatgaaagaaCCTCAACCCTGGCTTTTCTAGAttattgcagaatctccagacacacTCATATAGAGAAGAAAGACTTTAGATCATAGCAATCTCTGTGTCATAATTTAATTGAAAATTTGCCAAATAAAAGTTTTTAGTTTTTATAAACTTCTTCATTTGCAGTTCTCTGTGTTCCTAGAAAATAACATAACATTGTACACTCCAAGTTTCAAgatttatgaaagaaaatgtgaTTTAATGGGAAAAGTATGTCAGGTTTTAGAATCAGAAAACCTATTCTGTTTTTCTGGTTTGGTGACATCTACCTCTGTGATCTTAAATGACTCTTCCCGTAATTATCTACAAAATTATTGTGGTAACACTTTAAAGTATAAGACAGTGCTAACCATGGTGATTTATACCTAGTTGGTgaccaataaatatttgttgagaccATCTATATTTGGGAAAGATAAACAGGGATAAATATCAAAGGAAAGTTAGCAATATTTAGAGATCTTTGCTGCTTACATACATTAAAAGCATTCTTTAACATTTACCTTCAATACAATTTTTGGTAGAACAAGAACTTTGTAATTATTAGTAAAGCATATAAGCAAACAAAACAGACTCTTAAACATATAAATATGGATCATTACTTTAAAGTATACTTACATGGTATTCACTGAAAAGCAACAGAAGTTTTCTATTCCAATATgctaagacactcaaaatatacatGCTATTTTCTATTACTCCTTGGCTTCTATTATTGCTAGAATTTTTAATTCCACATAAATATCTGTCCGTCTTAAGCTGACATTTTCCTATATAATCTTAACCCCCCCTTTCAAACTAGAGCAAATGTTTATTTCATGTTTGCTAACGTACTCTATCCTTTCCCCCTTgaatagaaaattatttttttcaaacctCTGACCACTTCATCTAGTTCTTTCTACTAGTACCACAAAAATGTCTAAATctagactttaaacaaaaaagagTAATATTTATTGTAAGAGTAAGGAAGA contains the following coding sequences:
- the OR6M1 gene encoding olfactory receptor 6M1, encoding MDFQNQTTVTEFVLTAFPVLQKLQSFLFVVLLFTYMLTLSGNTVIVSLIWTHRHFQTPMYFFLSNLAVLDILYTTSVTPKLLACLLEERKTISLAGCITQTYFFFFLGTVEFILLAVMSFDRYVAICNPLRYSTIMNNRVCLRLVLGCWVGAFLSVLCPTIVVSRLPFCHKEISHFFCDIAPLLQVACIDTHFLEMINFLLSSLILLTSLVFTIVSYTYIVSTILRIPSAQGRQKAFSTCASHITVVSISYGSNIFMYVRPTQSHSLNFDKVAAVLTTMVTPLLNPFIYSLRNEKVKEALREAMSRLTTLLPKRT